Genomic segment of Desulfocurvibacter africanus subsp. africanus DSM 2603:
CTGACGATCCGTGAACAGACCTGCGGCGTTTATGCGCGTGGTCATGTCCAGCAGGGCGTGGTCCACGTCCGGGCCGTAGGACAACTCAAGGGGCAGCCACTGGCGCTTGCGCTGGTTGGCGTGGTTGATGGCCTCCTGCAGCAGCTCCTTCTTGCCCTGGCCCGTGCGGCCGACGGTTTCCACCACGGGCACGCCCAACAGCTTGGAGAGCTTGGCCGCGTTGATGCGCAGTCCGCGTTTCTTGGTTTCGTCCATCATGTTCAGGGCCAGCACCACGGGCACGCCCATTTCCAGGAGCTGCACGCCGAGGTACAGGCTGCGCTCCAGAACCGTGGCGTCCATCACGTGCACCACCACGTCGGGCCGCTCCTCCACCAGCACCTTGCGGGCCACCAGCTCTTCCATGGAGTAGGCGGTCAAGGAATAGCAGCCGGGCAGGTCCACGACATCGGCGTGCAAGCCGTTCAGGATGACGGAGCCTTCCTTGCGCTCAACAGTGACGCCCGGATAGTTGCCCACTCGCTGACGGGAGCCGGTCAGGGCGTTGAACATGGTCGTCTTGCCGGAGTTGGGATTGCCGGCCAGGGCTATGGTAACGTTCTCAGCCATTGGCGATCTCCTCGGTCTTGACCATGATGTGATCGGCTTCGTTGTTGCGCAGGGTAAGGGTGAAATCCTTGAGCCGGATGGCCACGGGATCGCGCAAGGGGGCGCGGCCCACGATTCCAAGCGTCGCGCCGGGCACAAGGCCCATGTCGCGGATGCGCCGGCCCAGTTCGCCGCTAGCCTGGATTGAATGGATGACTGCCCGCTGGCCGGCGGACAATTCGCGCAGACAACGTGTCATGCGATGGGCTCCTTTTTCGTTCATCAAATGGTTTAGCGATTGTTCGTTATGTCGTTCAGGCATTGCCGGAGCGAGGAGATGCCGCTCGAGTGGCATTGCCGGACGGGGATGCCGTTTCTGACCGCATGGCGCATGGCCTCGGAACGCGCCTTGTGCGAGAGCTTGCCCGTGAACAGGATCAGGCACTCGGTTTGGCCTATGCGATCCGCGATGTAGCTCTCGTTGCCGTCGAAGACCTTGAGTGTGACTCCCAGGGCCTTGGCCGCCTCGGCGTATTCTCTCTTCAGACGGCTCATGCCGCCGATAAGCGCTGCGCACATGGTGGCAAGCTCCTTGTTCGACGAATGCACATGATTGAGTTGCTGAAGGGCACACTAGTGATAACGATTATCAATGTCAAACTAAAAATGGGCCGATTTAAAAAAGTAATTTGCAGTCCAAGCACAAGGGCGGATCACTTCACACAGAGAAGTGAGACAGAGCAAGAGAGGGCGCTTCAGGTGGCTGGCAGAACATGGGCGGGACAGGGCTGAGCCCGGCGAGCTGCCGTCGGCAGTGTAAAGGCGGCTTGCCTAGAGTTCTTGTCCGGATAATGCTAAGTTTGACGCTTCCTGGATTTGGGCTTGCCGCGACATTGCGCCGCAAGCACACTGCAACTGTTAGATAATATAGCACTATTTACCAGAGCTGGAGCGCGCCATGTTCGACTTGACAACCTTGGCCGTGTTCGCCGCGGCCTCGCTGACCATCAGCCTGATGCCCGGCCCCGCCATGTTATACATCATTGCCCGCAGCGCAAGCCAGGGGCGGCTCGCCGGACTGGTTTCGGTGCTGGGCTTGGGTGTGGGCGGTCTGGCGCATGTGATCGCCGCCGGTTTGGGCCTGTCGGCCCTGCTCATGTCCTCGGCTTTGGCTTTCAGCGTGCTGAAATACCTTGGCGCGGCATACCTGATCTGGTTGGGACTGCGTACGCTGCTTGCTCGCCCCAAGGCCGAGGAACCCTGTCGTATGCGCGCCGAGCCCTTGGGCCGCATCTTTTTCCAGGGGTGCCTGGTTGAGCTGCTCAACCCAAAAACCGCCCTGTTCTATCTGGCTTTCCTGCCCCAGTTTACAGACCCGGCACGTGGTTCCGTGGCTGCGCAGGCCATTCTGCTCGGGCTTGTCTTCGTGGTCCTGGCCGTGCTCGCAGATGGCGCGTACGCGCTCACGGCGGCCACGGCCGGCCGACTGCTGGCCGGCAAGCGGCATGTCGTCACGGGCGGGCGCTGGATTGCCGGCGGCGTCTACCTGGGTCTGGGCGCGCTGACAGCCGTCTCGGGTTCGGGCAAGGAATAAGCGCTTGATGAGAAAACCAAGGCCGCCCCGATTTCTTTCGGAGCGGCCTTGCCTTTATCTCTGGAACAGCTTCGTCCTTTACTCCCGCAGCGACTCGTAGACCTTGCCCACGATCTTCTCCGAGGGCGTGAGGGTCTTTTGGCCGGGGGTCCACTTGGCCGGGCAGGCCTCGGCGGGGTGGTCTTTGAGGTAGATGTTGGCCTGCATCTTGCGCATCAGCTCACTGGCGTCGCGGCCCACGTTCAGGAAATTGATCTCCGAACCCACCAGCTTTCCTTCGGGGCTGATGATGAACGTACCGCGCAGAGCCACGCCGGCATCGTCCACATACACGCCGAAGTAGCGCGATACCGCTCCC
This window contains:
- a CDS encoding FeoA family protein; its protein translation is MTRCLRELSAGQRAVIHSIQASGELGRRIRDMGLVPGATLGIVGRAPLRDPVAIRLKDFTLTLRNNEADHIMVKTEEIANG
- a CDS encoding LysE family translocator, with protein sequence MFDLTTLAVFAAASLTISLMPGPAMLYIIARSASQGRLAGLVSVLGLGVGGLAHVIAAGLGLSALLMSSALAFSVLKYLGAAYLIWLGLRTLLARPKAEEPCRMRAEPLGRIFFQGCLVELLNPKTALFYLAFLPQFTDPARGSVAAQAILLGLVFVVLAVLADGAYALTAATAGRLLAGKRHVVTGGRWIAGGVYLGLGALTAVSGSGKE
- a CDS encoding DUF2325 domain-containing protein, producing MCAALIGGMSRLKREYAEAAKALGVTLKVFDGNESYIADRIGQTECLILFTGKLSHKARSEAMRHAVRNGIPVRQCHSSGISSLRQCLNDITNNR